The Fructilactobacillus ixorae genome has a window encoding:
- the hflX gene encoding GTPase HflX, translated as MEPTPVITIGLNVNHPHFDYSMEELQQLVVANHMTSVATLTQKLDHPDAGTYFGKGKLTELTDLVNGTGASTIVANDELSPSQIRNIETATSATVIDRTGLILEIFANRARTKEAKLQVQLAKLRYQLPRLRTSASQRLDQQAAGGGLANRGAGETQLELNRRTIERQITHVRHELKELQRAYTTQSKRRKENQVKTVALVGYTNAGKSTIMNQLVRRFGTNEAKQVFVKNMLFATLDTSVRNLELPGNKQVLASDTVGFVSDLPHKLVEAFKATLAEAAEADLLIQVVDYSDPNQELMMETTTNTLKAIGVPDLPMITVFNKADRTGSRFPERTGANLIMSAQDPASINELVTMMSEQLFADYVQKTYLIPFTAGDLVADLNQNFDVQATAYEAAGTKLTVALPATAAARYHQYEL; from the coding sequence ATGGAACCAACCCCCGTCATTACGATTGGCCTCAACGTCAATCATCCGCACTTTGATTATTCAATGGAAGAATTACAACAACTCGTGGTTGCAAACCACATGACGTCTGTTGCAACCCTCACCCAAAAGCTGGACCACCCGGATGCCGGAACCTACTTTGGCAAGGGCAAGCTGACTGAGTTAACCGACCTCGTGAACGGAACGGGTGCCTCCACCATCGTTGCGAACGATGAACTGAGCCCGAGCCAGATTCGCAACATCGAAACGGCGACCTCCGCCACGGTGATTGATCGCACCGGGCTTATTTTGGAAATCTTTGCCAACCGGGCTCGCACCAAAGAAGCCAAGTTACAGGTGCAACTAGCGAAACTGCGCTATCAACTGCCCCGGTTACGAACGAGTGCTAGTCAACGCTTAGACCAACAAGCAGCGGGCGGGGGCTTAGCGAACCGGGGAGCCGGGGAAACCCAGCTAGAACTTAACCGCCGGACCATTGAGCGGCAAATTACCCACGTCCGCCACGAACTCAAGGAGCTGCAACGGGCGTACACCACCCAGAGTAAGCGCCGTAAGGAAAACCAGGTCAAAACCGTGGCCCTCGTTGGTTATACTAATGCCGGTAAATCAACCATTATGAACCAGTTAGTCCGGCGCTTTGGCACCAACGAAGCAAAGCAAGTTTTTGTGAAAAACATGCTCTTTGCCACCCTCGACACGAGCGTCAGAAACCTTGAACTCCCAGGTAACAAGCAGGTGCTCGCCAGTGATACCGTTGGATTTGTGAGCGACTTACCCCACAAACTAGTTGAGGCGTTTAAAGCGACCCTGGCCGAAGCCGCTGAGGCCGACCTGTTAATCCAAGTGGTCGATTATTCTGATCCGAACCAGGAACTCATGATGGAGACCACTACCAACACCTTAAAGGCGATTGGGGTGCCGGACCTCCCGATGATCACCGTCTTTAACAAGGCGGACCGCACTGGCAGTCGGTTCCCAGAACGAACTGGTGCTAATCTGATCATGTCGGCTCAGGATCCCGCCTCAATTAATGAATTGGTCACCATGATGAGCGAGCAACTCTTTGCCGATTACGTCCAAAAGACCTATCTGATTCCGTTTACGGCAGGCGACCTGGTCGCTGACCTGAACCAAAACTTTGACGTCCAAGCGACTGCTTACGAAGCCGCTGGCACCAAACTAACGGTTGCTTTACCCGCTACCGCAGCCGCCCGTTACCATCAATATGAACTTTAG
- a CDS encoding DUF975 family protein — protein MNFQLLKQKTLRSFAGNWAAAILVGLPFVVITYFTGSTGIIYIILASLTTVGMVFTFSDWVAFEHAPATPLTTTFRNMLSTPRPWGPFLLCIVVTIYTFLWSLLLFVPGIIKGLAYSQALFLYREQVIRGESTPDLNEVITESRQLMDGHKLELFWLNLSFIGWALLSVLTLGIGFLWLVPYYVGTMVNYHAALRAGADLI, from the coding sequence ATGAACTTTCAATTATTAAAACAAAAAACGTTGCGGAGTTTTGCAGGGAACTGGGCGGCGGCCATCCTGGTAGGGCTGCCCTTTGTAGTCATTACCTACTTTACGGGTAGTACCGGCATCATTTACATCATCCTTGCGAGTTTGACGACGGTGGGAATGGTCTTTACCTTCAGCGACTGGGTTGCATTTGAGCACGCCCCAGCGACCCCACTGACGACCACCTTTCGAAACATGCTCAGCACGCCCCGACCATGGGGACCGTTTTTGTTGTGTATCGTGGTGACCATTTATACCTTTTTATGGTCACTGTTGTTATTTGTTCCTGGAATTATAAAGGGATTAGCCTATTCGCAGGCCCTGTTTCTTTATCGAGAACAAGTCATTCGGGGTGAAAGTACCCCAGATTTAAACGAAGTGATCACCGAGAGTCGCCAGTTAATGGATGGGCATAAACTAGAATTATTTTGGTTGAACCTGTCGTTCATTGGTTGGGCGTTACTGTCCGTCTTGACGCTGGGAATTGGCTTTTTATGGCTGGTACCGTACTACGTTGGGACCATGGTGAACTACCATGCAGCGCTCCGGGCGGGAGCCGATTTAATTTAA
- a CDS encoding amino acid permease, whose translation MTDKPQQQQSQDLNRGLTSRHVQMIAIGGAIGTGLFLGSGEGIKSAGPALILAYLITGIFSYLMMRAVGELLLSNLKFHSFIDFVRQYLGEKWEFAIGWAYWLSWASLAMADLTASGIYMHFWFPQLPQWIMPLIVVTILVLFNLINVAWFGELESAFSSIKIFAILALIVAGIGMIAVGFHTHGTTASLANLFDHGGFFATGLIGFIMAFPIVIFAFTGIEMVGLTAGETRDPQKDIPKAINSVPMRIGLFYVGSMVVIMSVYPWNQINPNQSPFVQIFSGLGIRYAADIINFVVLTSALSAANSAIFSTSRTLYILGKNGQAPQSFSKLSRHNVPYVGILFSSILFLGIVLLNYFYPSQIFLLITGVATMCFIFVWIIIMITHIQYKRTQPNPADHFKMPWFPGSSYATILFYVAVLIVLLVNAKTRISVIATVIFFAALIVGYVWFERRKAH comes from the coding sequence ATGACAGATAAACCACAACAACAGCAATCCCAGGACTTAAACCGGGGTTTAACCTCGCGCCACGTCCAGATGATTGCCATCGGGGGCGCGATTGGAACCGGACTATTCTTAGGTTCTGGGGAAGGAATCAAGTCCGCCGGACCGGCTTTAATCCTCGCCTACCTGATTACCGGGATTTTCTCATACTTAATGATGCGGGCCGTGGGGGAATTGTTATTATCAAACCTCAAGTTTCACTCCTTCATTGACTTTGTCCGGCAGTACTTAGGGGAAAAGTGGGAGTTTGCGATTGGCTGGGCATACTGGTTGAGTTGGGCCAGTCTCGCGATGGCAGATTTAACCGCCTCCGGGATTTACATGCATTTCTGGTTCCCCCAGTTGCCCCAGTGGATTATGCCCCTCATCGTGGTGACCATTTTAGTCCTGTTTAATCTAATTAACGTGGCCTGGTTTGGTGAACTAGAATCGGCCTTTTCCAGCATTAAAATCTTTGCGATTTTAGCGCTCATCGTGGCCGGAATCGGGATGATTGCCGTTGGCTTCCACACGCACGGCACGACCGCGTCGCTGGCCAATCTGTTTGACCACGGGGGCTTCTTTGCAACCGGACTAATTGGCTTTATCATGGCCTTTCCAATCGTAATTTTTGCCTTCACCGGGATTGAAATGGTCGGGCTGACTGCCGGAGAAACCCGCGATCCCCAAAAGGACATTCCAAAGGCAATTAACTCCGTGCCCATGCGGATTGGATTGTTCTACGTGGGATCAATGGTGGTGATTATGTCAGTGTACCCTTGGAACCAAATTAACCCAAACCAGTCGCCGTTCGTACAAATCTTTTCGGGGCTGGGAATTCGGTATGCAGCTGACATCATTAACTTCGTGGTGCTGACTTCAGCCCTCTCGGCGGCGAACTCAGCAATCTTTTCCACGTCCCGGACCTTGTACATCCTTGGGAAAAATGGCCAAGCGCCCCAATCGTTTAGTAAATTATCCCGGCATAACGTGCCGTACGTGGGGATTCTCTTTTCCTCAATTCTCTTTTTAGGAATCGTGCTGTTGAACTATTTCTATCCCAGTCAGATTTTCTTGCTGATTACGGGAGTAGCTACAATGTGCTTCATCTTCGTGTGGATCATCATCATGATTACGCACATTCAGTACAAGCGGACCCAACCGAACCCGGCGGACCACTTTAAGATGCCGTGGTTCCCAGGTTCCAGTTACGCTACGATTTTATTTTACGTGGCCGTGTTAATTGTGTTACTCGTGAACGCCAAAACGCGGATTTCAGTAATTGCGACGGTGATTTTCTTTGCGGCCCTTATTGTGGGGTACGTATGGTTTGAACGCCGGAAGGCGCATTAA
- a CDS encoding NAD(P)H-dependent flavin oxidoreductase, which translates to MKNRVTAILGTRYPLIQAPLNWLTDAKMVAAVANAGGLGTFGPNAGRDSLDQNSMEVMENQIKTAQHLTKQPIAMTLGLNPQGEEQSYAHKILDRSLALGIKIFMVGGEPDAEIYHQIKAAGATLIARSYNPTPAEAQRQVELGADLIVATGYDEGGVIPVHGVGTFTTVPRIVDAVSVPVLAAGGINDVRGVRAAMALGAEGVFVGSRFMVTQESRTAPAAKQKLLASSADDLLLVAPNQRSLANPRMAELADRFAAGDSTTFQATRKLGGVRPAMLHGDLEAGEVSVNTGVDLIRDEPRVADLIAELMQDFQ; encoded by the coding sequence ATGAAAAATCGTGTGACAGCAATTTTAGGAACCCGGTATCCCCTGATTCAAGCTCCGCTAAACTGGTTAACGGATGCGAAAATGGTGGCGGCGGTGGCTAATGCCGGGGGGTTAGGGACGTTTGGTCCGAATGCTGGCCGTGATTCCCTTGACCAAAATTCGATGGAGGTCATGGAAAATCAGATTAAAACGGCCCAGCACCTGACGAAGCAGCCAATTGCCATGACGCTGGGATTAAATCCGCAAGGCGAGGAGCAAAGCTACGCTCACAAGATCTTGGATCGGTCCCTGGCACTGGGCATTAAAATCTTTATGGTCGGGGGAGAACCAGATGCTGAGATTTACCACCAGATCAAGGCTGCCGGAGCAACCCTAATTGCCCGAAGTTATAATCCCACGCCCGCAGAGGCCCAACGCCAAGTTGAACTGGGAGCGGATCTGATTGTTGCCACGGGCTATGATGAAGGGGGCGTCATCCCCGTTCATGGCGTGGGGACCTTTACGACCGTGCCGCGCATCGTGGACGCAGTTTCGGTGCCGGTCCTAGCCGCTGGGGGTATCAATGACGTGCGCGGAGTGCGGGCAGCGATGGCGCTCGGCGCCGAAGGGGTGTTCGTGGGTAGCCGTTTCATGGTCACTCAGGAGTCACGGACGGCGCCGGCGGCCAAACAAAAGTTGCTTGCTAGCAGTGCAGATGACCTGTTGTTAGTAGCACCGAACCAGCGGTCGCTCGCTAATCCGCGCATGGCAGAGTTAGCGGACCGGTTTGCGGCAGGTGATTCCACGACCTTCCAAGCCACACGGAAGTTAGGTGGCGTGCGCCCGGCCATGCTTCACGGTGATTTGGAAGCCGGAGAAGTGAGTGTGAACACCGGGGTGGATTTAATTCGTGACGAACCCCGAGTGGCCGATTTAATCGCAGAATTAATGCAAGACTTTCAATAA
- a CDS encoding NAD(P)-binding oxidoreductase gives MKIMLFGGSGRVGTALTHELLTDPATEVTIAVAHPEKAADLAALDRVTVHNLDLATSDLQTLTQLLTGFSAVYFVAGSRNLDLINVDSFGAIKTMLAAEAAHVERYLMLSSFGALEINSWLNQERYASLQAYQAAKFMADDYLSHRTNLNYTILQPSSLTEAPGTGLVTLNPTTNTTSNPIADVAAVLKDSLQNPHTYHQVITMESGSTPIETALNALN, from the coding sequence ATGAAAATCATGCTCTTTGGTGGATCAGGACGGGTTGGAACCGCTTTAACCCATGAATTACTCACGGATCCCGCTACTGAGGTAACCATTGCCGTGGCACATCCCGAAAAAGCGGCGGACCTCGCCGCACTCGACCGGGTGACGGTCCACAACCTGGACCTCGCAACCAGCGACTTACAGACCTTAACCCAGTTACTGACGGGCTTTTCCGCCGTTTACTTCGTTGCCGGATCACGAAACCTGGATCTGATTAACGTTGACAGTTTTGGCGCCATCAAGACGATGTTAGCTGCGGAAGCCGCCCACGTTGAGCGCTACCTCATGTTGAGCTCGTTTGGTGCTTTAGAGATTAACAGCTGGCTGAACCAGGAACGTTACGCGAGCTTACAGGCTTACCAAGCCGCGAAGTTTATGGCCGATGACTATCTCAGCCACCGCACGAACCTGAACTACACGATTCTGCAACCAAGTTCTCTGACGGAAGCCCCCGGGACCGGACTCGTAACCTTAAATCCAACCACTAACACCACCAGCAATCCAATTGCCGACGTGGCTGCTGTCCTTAAGGATAGTCTCCAGAATCCCCACACCTACCACCAGGTAATTACGATGGAAAGTGGTTCCACACCCATCGAAACGGCACTGAATGCCTTAAATTAA
- a CDS encoding metal ABC transporter solute-binding protein, Zn/Mn family has product MAKLRRILLMAITLLCAVGLTACGKQAKQAEPARHPNQIKVVAATNIYGQMAEAVVGKYGKVTSLVNSGVDPHEFEPSIQAAHQVSDANVIIQNGLGYDDWMQKLTQNASSRTTQINVGQLLHKHNGDNEHLWYNPETAPAVVQRLVKVASQLQPEHRQTFEKNGQAYLERLKPVNELAKTSRSNLQEHDLKRKVDVSEPVFDEALHAMGYQVNNRDFENATEKEVDPSPATIKAMRRDLTEQRVAFFVDNTQTDSQTVNQMVKLAEQHHVPVVKVTETIPKGQNYVDCLTKTYQAVLKVQEQEIEAK; this is encoded by the coding sequence ATGGCAAAATTACGGCGAATATTACTGATGGCGATAACACTGTTGTGCGCAGTCGGATTGACGGCGTGTGGTAAACAAGCGAAGCAGGCCGAACCGGCGCGGCATCCCAACCAGATTAAGGTGGTGGCAGCGACCAACATTTATGGTCAAATGGCCGAAGCGGTCGTGGGAAAGTACGGCAAGGTAACGTCCCTTGTTAACAGTGGAGTGGATCCGCATGAGTTTGAACCTAGCATTCAAGCTGCTCACCAGGTGAGTGATGCGAACGTGATCATTCAAAACGGGCTTGGCTACGATGACTGGATGCAAAAACTGACCCAAAACGCCAGTTCTCGGACCACGCAAATCAACGTGGGCCAACTACTGCACAAGCATAATGGGGACAATGAGCACCTCTGGTATAATCCGGAAACGGCGCCAGCGGTGGTCCAGCGATTGGTCAAGGTGGCCAGTCAGTTACAACCAGAACACCGCCAGACGTTTGAAAAAAACGGGCAAGCTTATTTAGAGCGCTTAAAACCCGTGAACGAGTTAGCCAAAACCAGTCGTAGCAACTTACAGGAACACGATTTAAAGCGCAAGGTGGATGTAAGTGAACCGGTGTTTGATGAGGCGCTTCATGCGATGGGCTACCAGGTTAACAACCGCGACTTTGAAAATGCGACTGAAAAAGAGGTGGATCCGTCACCTGCGACGATTAAAGCAATGCGACGGGACCTGACCGAGCAACGGGTGGCCTTTTTCGTTGATAACACCCAAACGGACAGCCAAACTGTGAACCAGATGGTGAAACTCGCAGAGCAGCACCACGTCCCGGTGGTCAAGGTCACGGAAACGATTCCCAAGGGGCAAAACTACGTGGATTGTTTAACGAAAACGTACCAGGCAGTGCTGAAGGTGCAAGAGCAGGAAATCGAAGCCAAATAA
- a CDS encoding CsbD family protein, which yields MKDLFLGISLAANAALGYLLLKDTDALNDLSDKFDDLSSKAAAKIDSFTDQAEGKAKQVEGAVKDDPKAKLEGDFENGKGIVKDKLNDAKDALTD from the coding sequence ATGAAAGACTTATTTTTAGGAATTAGTTTAGCTGCGAACGCCGCTTTAGGTTACTTGTTATTAAAGGATACGGATGCTTTGAACGACTTATCCGACAAGTTTGACGACTTAAGTAGTAAAGCTGCCGCAAAGATTGATAGTTTTACTGACCAAGCAGAAGGTAAAGCTAAGCAAGTTGAAGGCGCTGTGAAGGATGACCCGAAGGCCAAACTCGAAGGGGACTTTGAAAACGGCAAGGGCATCGTGAAAGACAAGCTGAATGACGCCAAGGATGCTTTAACTGACTAA
- a CDS encoding APC family permease: protein MKKPDLQADVSLNRSLGLWSALALVVGTIIGVGIFVRQAAVINDAGSAKAALLAWLAGGLLTLAAGLTIAEIASQIPSTGGLYAYMEAIYNKFWGFLSGWMQIIVYGPAMIAALGSYLAILVLDFFHLPSFWTLPIALGSIILVGILNIFPNRYGGAFAIITTICKLVPVAALIIFGLFFGHADALGQSVQDLHTTAGGFGVAMLATLFAFDGWILVANLGGEIKNPKKLLPRAISLGIMAVMVIYLLVSYGVLKSIGPAKIHELGTTAIPYIANQDFGMWGGKALSIGIIISIIGCMNGKIMTFPRIMYAMAEEQQLPGSKWLSYLNPKTRTPIFAIMATLVIAGLMICFTNPDRISELCIFTVYCFYVMAFVGVFLLRKRNPHQVRIFSVPLFPFTPIMAILGSLFVIGSEILSDPIGVLVSLGIVAVGVPVYYFKVMRQRNHQQA from the coding sequence ATGAAAAAACCAGATTTACAAGCAGATGTTTCACTCAACCGTTCCCTCGGACTATGGTCCGCGCTCGCCCTGGTGGTAGGAACCATCATTGGAGTAGGGATCTTCGTTCGGCAGGCGGCGGTGATTAACGACGCGGGGTCCGCTAAAGCGGCCCTGCTTGCCTGGTTAGCGGGAGGACTCTTAACCCTGGCTGCCGGCCTCACGATTGCAGAAATTGCTTCCCAAATTCCTAGTACCGGGGGGTTATACGCCTACATGGAAGCCATCTATAACAAATTTTGGGGCTTCTTGTCCGGTTGGATGCAAATCATCGTGTACGGTCCGGCGATGATTGCAGCGCTGGGATCCTACTTAGCCATCCTGGTACTTGATTTCTTCCACCTACCGAGCTTCTGGACCCTTCCCATCGCCCTCGGTTCAATTATCCTTGTCGGCATTTTGAACATCTTCCCCAACCGGTACGGTGGGGCCTTTGCTATCATCACGACAATTTGTAAGTTAGTCCCCGTCGCCGCTTTGATTATTTTTGGCCTTTTCTTTGGCCACGCCGATGCCCTCGGCCAAAGCGTTCAAGATCTCCACACCACGGCCGGTGGCTTTGGGGTGGCCATGTTAGCCACGCTGTTTGCCTTTGACGGCTGGATTTTAGTTGCAAACCTCGGGGGTGAAATTAAAAACCCGAAAAAGTTGCTCCCCCGCGCCATCTCACTTGGAATTATGGCCGTAATGGTCATTTACCTTCTGGTTTCTTACGGGGTCTTAAAGAGCATCGGTCCCGCTAAGATTCATGAACTGGGCACGACGGCCATTCCTTACATTGCCAATCAAGACTTTGGGATGTGGGGCGGGAAAGCTCTCAGCATCGGAATCATCATTTCAATCATTGGGTGCATGAACGGGAAAATCATGACTTTCCCCCGGATTATGTACGCTATGGCCGAAGAACAGCAACTGCCTGGTTCCAAGTGGTTGTCCTACCTCAATCCCAAAACCCGGACGCCCATCTTTGCCATCATGGCCACGCTGGTCATCGCGGGTTTGATGATTTGCTTTACGAACCCCGACCGCATCTCTGAGCTCTGCATCTTTACGGTCTACTGTTTCTACGTTATGGCCTTCGTCGGGGTCTTCCTACTCCGGAAACGCAACCCGCACCAAGTCCGGATCTTCTCCGTTCCACTCTTTCCGTTCACGCCCATTATGGCCATCCTCGGTTCGCTCTTCGTGATTGGCTCCGAAATTCTTTCTGACCCAATCGGAGTGCTCGTTTCGCTTGGGATCGTTGCCGTTGGGGTGCCGGTTTACTACTTCAAAGTGATGCGCCAGCGTAATCACCAACAAGCATAA
- a CDS encoding TetR/AcrR family transcriptional regulator encodes MATTNSPASTHDRLLQAGLAAFLDHGYEQTTLREVCRGAQRTTGAFYQYFHSKADLLAELLEPFLTTLTTTYDQQLTAGLTQLTTQNAPAFWQATVMNLDSVMNELYQQPNLKQLLLFCANGSKYGPLAELATQYFTTQIIRVINAMQERGILPITFQFNYQELHFHAFAFYATVVDILRHDYPQPETLVLIHQLEQFFTPSWLNWLELQ; translated from the coding sequence ATGGCAACGACCAATTCACCCGCATCCACCCACGACCGGCTCTTGCAAGCCGGGTTAGCCGCCTTTCTCGACCACGGTTACGAACAAACCACCCTGCGCGAAGTCTGCCGCGGGGCCCAGCGCACCACCGGCGCCTTTTACCAATACTTTCATTCCAAAGCCGACTTGTTAGCAGAACTGCTCGAACCGTTCTTAACCACCCTCACTACGACCTATGACCAGCAGTTAACGGCCGGTTTAACGCAGCTCACGACCCAGAATGCCCCGGCTTTTTGGCAGGCAACGGTCATGAACCTCGACTCGGTCATGAACGAGTTATACCAGCAACCAAATCTGAAACAACTGCTCCTCTTTTGTGCGAACGGTTCTAAGTACGGACCGCTTGCGGAACTCGCGACCCAGTACTTCACCACCCAGATTATTCGTGTCATTAACGCCATGCAGGAACGGGGCATTCTGCCCATTACCTTTCAATTTAACTACCAGGAACTCCATTTTCACGCCTTTGCGTTCTACGCCACGGTGGTCGATATTCTGCGCCACGACTACCCCCAACCAGAAACCCTCGTCCTGATCCACCAGTTGGAGCAGTTTTTCACCCCGAGCTGGCTCAACTGGCTTGAATTACAATAA